One stretch of Thermococcus sp. M36 DNA includes these proteins:
- a CDS encoding DUF4350 domain-containing protein, whose product MRKSAVVLILILFLGIVPGWTVKPVQAATYVPLVELNQNFDSYAYGGDVLTKGIVTYVDSNGFTIQNGTGAYTGIYVYTGYKSYPSVQPGDVVEVYGYPKYYKGLRELSVNPSYGEYYSVVGTAEVPQPAVIPTADYDRPEYQSVLVKFVDAKITGRYDSWYTKLWIDDGSGEAYIFSSKNLPQELEPGAKFKYFIGVVSVYNYDYEVLPVEYALYNPSVKVVDVDYSSFMKGIQTKVTATVLNNGTTASNVTFVALFDDVVVYSGTFELLPGEKRGVEFYITPNTTGKHTLTVRAEDSEKILEVNVAANIYEISTGLAPYYEKKYLENMNSLAPLYDNLTSLIKELEGCGVGLGDVEDYVKDIEAKMALIQSEYEMYKNMKALVGTDRGVVSRGHYYYKVLLLMYSRHMLSLTQKVTREVQFVLPILREAQKAYCTPGNETQAPENATVRLIKVLIDASHGQYYNPTKTDQNGMSSLIENIKNELGWVVDINTEPVTYEKLKEYDVFIITNPSRDITDDEAQAIQQFVESGGGLLILGESYYGHVYYRSLNRVVGKYGIQFNNDELMDDDINTGRKWFPLVGIYNLDHPAMQFLTEDHQMYYNGDTLTITGNVVWLITGYETSYSEDIDGNIIYEKGSKPIVAAAVEVGSGRIVAYGSSRALSNTYYGNYIKTNWPFIKGVLLWLAHQS is encoded by the coding sequence ATGAGGAAATCAGCAGTGGTCTTGATATTGATACTGTTCCTGGGAATTGTTCCGGGATGGACAGTAAAACCAGTCCAGGCGGCCACTTATGTGCCTTTAGTGGAACTCAACCAGAACTTCGATAGCTACGCCTACGGAGGCGACGTTCTCACGAAGGGAATCGTAACGTACGTAGACAGCAACGGCTTTACGATACAGAACGGCACTGGGGCGTATACGGGCATATACGTTTACACGGGTTACAAGTCGTACCCGTCGGTTCAGCCAGGTGATGTCGTAGAGGTCTACGGGTATCCCAAGTACTACAAAGGTCTCAGGGAGCTGTCGGTCAATCCAAGCTACGGGGAGTACTATTCCGTCGTCGGAACTGCAGAAGTGCCCCAGCCCGCAGTGATACCAACCGCGGACTACGACAGGCCCGAATACCAGAGCGTTCTCGTCAAGTTCGTTGATGCGAAGATCACCGGGAGGTACGACAGCTGGTATACCAAGCTGTGGATAGACGACGGAAGCGGCGAGGCGTACATCTTCTCCAGCAAGAACCTCCCCCAGGAGCTTGAACCAGGCGCTAAGTTCAAGTACTTTATCGGCGTTGTCTCCGTGTACAATTACGACTACGAGGTTCTCCCGGTCGAATACGCTCTCTACAACCCCTCCGTAAAGGTCGTGGACGTGGACTACTCTTCCTTCATGAAGGGTATTCAGACAAAAGTCACCGCCACCGTGCTCAACAATGGAACCACCGCGAGCAACGTGACGTTCGTTGCGCTCTTCGACGATGTAGTGGTGTACTCCGGCACCTTTGAGCTCCTGCCCGGGGAAAAGAGGGGAGTGGAGTTCTACATAACCCCCAACACCACCGGGAAGCACACTCTCACAGTCAGGGCGGAGGACAGCGAGAAGATACTCGAGGTGAACGTGGCAGCGAACATATATGAAATATCAACCGGATTGGCTCCATACTATGAGAAGAAGTACCTGGAGAATATGAACTCCCTCGCTCCGCTCTACGACAACCTTACGTCCCTGATAAAGGAGCTTGAAGGATGCGGTGTTGGTCTGGGAGACGTTGAGGACTACGTCAAGGATATAGAGGCCAAGATGGCCCTTATCCAGAGTGAGTACGAGATGTATAAAAACATGAAGGCGCTTGTTGGCACAGATCGTGGAGTCGTTAGCAGGGGACACTATTACTACAAGGTTCTCCTCCTCATGTACAGCCGGCACATGCTGTCCCTGACCCAGAAGGTCACTAGGGAAGTCCAGTTTGTCCTGCCGATACTCCGCGAGGCCCAGAAAGCCTATTGCACACCGGGCAACGAGACCCAGGCTCCGGAAAACGCCACAGTTCGCCTGATAAAGGTGCTCATAGACGCATCCCACGGCCAGTACTACAACCCGACTAAGACCGACCAGAACGGCATGTCATCCCTCATAGAGAACATAAAGAACGAGCTGGGGTGGGTCGTGGATATAAACACAGAACCAGTAACTTACGAAAAGCTCAAGGAGTACGACGTCTTCATAATCACCAACCCGAGCCGCGACATAACCGACGATGAGGCCCAGGCCATACAGCAGTTCGTGGAGAGCGGAGGAGGCCTGCTCATACTCGGTGAGAGCTACTACGGCCACGTCTACTACAGGAGCCTCAACAGGGTGGTCGGCAAGTACGGAATCCAGTTCAACAACGACGAACTCATGGACGACGATATAAACACCGGAAGGAAGTGGTTCCCGCTCGTCGGCATCTACAACCTGGACCATCCGGCGATGCAGTTCCTCACCGAGGACCACCAGATGTACTACAATGGAGACACACTGACCATCACAGGAAACGTCGTCTGGCTCATCACTGGATACGAAACCTCCTACTCTGAGGACATAGACGGAAACATCATCTATGAGAAAGGATCAAAGCCCATCGTCGCCGCGGCTGTGGAGGTTGGAAGCGGAAGGATAGTGGCCTACGGCTCCAGCAGGGCGCTCAGCAACACATACTACGGCAACTACATAAAGACCAACTGGCCCTTTATCAAAGGCGTCCTGCTCTGGCTCGCCCACCAGAGCTGA
- a CDS encoding cob(I)yrinic acid a,c-diamide adenosyltransferase produces MPITTKTGDKGLTGLFTGDRVAKFSPIMEANGTIDELDSFLGEAKHYVPEEMVEILEKIQVQLYDLMAELASKGKYAKVDEEDVRWLEGLIHRYEEEVQLKVFVLPGSTLGSAKLDVCRAIARRAERKVAKLALDYGFGKNALVYLNRLSDLLFIMARAIEKREGKLREVK; encoded by the coding sequence ATGCCGATCACAACGAAGACCGGAGATAAGGGCCTGACCGGCCTCTTCACCGGCGACCGCGTTGCGAAGTTCTCCCCCATCATGGAGGCCAATGGCACAATAGACGAGCTCGACAGCTTTCTGGGAGAGGCAAAGCACTACGTCCCCGAAGAGATGGTTGAGATTCTCGAAAAAATCCAGGTTCAGCTCTACGACCTTATGGCGGAGCTGGCGAGCAAGGGGAAGTACGCAAAAGTCGATGAAGAGGACGTTAGGTGGCTCGAAGGGCTTATCCATAGATACGAAGAGGAAGTTCAGCTTAAGGTCTTCGTCCTTCCGGGTTCAACACTCGGGAGCGCTAAGCTCGACGTGTGCAGGGCAATAGCAAGGAGGGCCGAGAGGAAGGTCGCAAAGCTCGCCCTCGACTACGGCTTTGGAAAGAACGCCCTTGTCTACCTCAACAGGCTCAGCGACCTGCTCTTTATCATGGCGAGGGCGATAGAGAAGAGGGAGGGGAAGCTGAGGGAGGTCAAGTAG
- a CDS encoding MFS transporter, translating into MLESFRSLGRNFWLFAVGRFISQLGWAVQEVALPLYVLDQTHSGSMMTLFVLADIIPSLIIMPFAGVVGDRYNRKRLMVWFDVLRGVLLFGVIAFNFLGIYQLLVVQVVMAVMGTFFGAATSAMFPDLVEPEELEKANSTVSSFSIIARLVGPALGGVIYAFGGIMIAILINAVSFFGSGLFETLIRYEWKTREIESAGEVIQDIKDGLAFLRSSRYLMVLMGFALFMNAVGAPFGSVIMPYAFREVLKFSSQQFGLLESFFMGGMLLGNLIIAVKLGRKAGSYFFKALAFSGVMILAFVWVISPWAGISRDAAFMTLAGIGLLWGVSNAVVNIPLQAKIQRAIPTELRGRVFAALALLVNLSTPLGLVAVGPLLDRYAAWSVSLAIWLIQGAVIAYYYVKYRDVLLREREYGEFGGAKGETKAT; encoded by the coding sequence ATGCTCGAAAGCTTCCGGAGCCTGGGCAGGAACTTCTGGCTCTTCGCGGTCGGACGCTTTATCAGCCAGCTCGGATGGGCGGTGCAGGAAGTTGCGCTGCCCCTCTACGTCCTCGACCAGACCCACAGTGGTTCAATGATGACGCTCTTCGTCCTGGCGGACATAATCCCCTCCCTCATAATTATGCCCTTCGCCGGGGTCGTGGGCGACAGATACAACCGGAAGAGGCTCATGGTCTGGTTTGACGTCCTCCGTGGAGTCCTGCTTTTTGGGGTGATAGCGTTCAACTTCCTCGGGATCTACCAGCTCCTCGTCGTCCAGGTTGTCATGGCGGTCATGGGGACGTTCTTCGGTGCTGCTACGAGCGCAATGTTCCCTGACCTCGTTGAACCGGAGGAGCTGGAGAAGGCAAACTCCACCGTCAGCTCCTTCTCGATAATAGCCCGCCTCGTGGGACCCGCCCTCGGCGGCGTCATCTATGCGTTCGGAGGGATAATGATAGCCATTCTCATCAACGCGGTCAGCTTCTTCGGCTCCGGCCTGTTTGAGACCCTCATACGGTACGAATGGAAAACGCGTGAGATTGAGAGCGCGGGGGAGGTCATCCAGGACATCAAGGACGGCCTCGCTTTCCTCCGCTCGAGCCGCTACCTGATGGTGCTGATGGGCTTCGCGCTGTTCATGAACGCGGTAGGTGCACCGTTCGGCTCGGTCATAATGCCCTACGCCTTTAGGGAGGTTCTGAAGTTCAGCAGCCAGCAGTTCGGCCTGCTGGAGAGCTTCTTCATGGGCGGCATGCTCCTCGGAAACCTCATAATAGCCGTGAAGCTGGGGAGAAAAGCCGGGAGCTACTTCTTCAAGGCCCTTGCCTTCAGCGGGGTCATGATCCTGGCGTTTGTATGGGTCATATCGCCCTGGGCAGGGATTTCAAGGGACGCCGCCTTCATGACCCTCGCCGGCATCGGACTGCTCTGGGGCGTCAGCAACGCCGTGGTGAACATCCCGCTCCAGGCTAAAATCCAGCGCGCCATACCGACGGAGCTGAGGGGCAGGGTCTTCGCTGCTCTGGCACTGCTCGTCAACCTCTCAACACCCCTGGGCCTCGTTGCGGTCGGCCCACTCCTAGACCGCTACGCCGCCTGGTCGGTCTCCCTCGCGATATGGCTGATCCAGGGCGCGGTGATAGCCTATTACTACGTCAAGTACAGGGATGTTCTCCTGAGGGAGCGGGAATATGGGGAGTTTGGAGGGGCCAAGGGCGAAACCAAGGCTACTTGA
- a CDS encoding DUF4097 family beta strand repeat-containing protein yields the protein MMFENVKEVKIKAVSGRLEIEGWENDYVEVNYVPHGEVSVNVEQKGSKLIIKEEPKKKFFNPLEDSGWAEIEVRVPRSAIVNAKNVNGKLNARNVRFEGATTVNGEISLKDCEAKKLSTVNGEINAHLAVAGPLKASTVNGEIELTIEELEDDIDVGCVNGNITLRLTDFCDARIIAKRVNGDVKLVGIDPDDPVIGTGEFTVKVSTVNGDVRVELV from the coding sequence ATGATGTTTGAAAACGTGAAGGAAGTTAAGATAAAGGCCGTGAGCGGCCGACTGGAGATTGAGGGCTGGGAAAACGACTACGTGGAAGTTAACTACGTTCCGCACGGTGAGGTCAGCGTCAATGTTGAGCAGAAGGGCAGCAAACTCATCATAAAGGAAGAACCGAAAAAGAAGTTCTTCAACCCACTTGAGGACAGTGGATGGGCCGAAATAGAGGTGAGGGTTCCCAGATCAGCCATTGTAAATGCCAAGAACGTGAACGGCAAGCTTAACGCGAGAAACGTGCGCTTTGAAGGGGCCACAACCGTCAACGGCGAGATATCCCTTAAGGACTGTGAGGCCAAGAAGCTGAGCACCGTGAACGGGGAGATAAATGCCCATCTGGCCGTTGCGGGCCCGCTGAAGGCATCAACCGTGAACGGGGAGATAGAGCTGACAATCGAGGAGCTGGAGGATGACATAGACGTGGGTTGCGTCAACGGTAACATAACGCTCAGGCTCACGGACTTCTGCGACGCCAGGATAATTGCCAAGCGGGTGAACGGGGACGTCAAGCTCGTCGGGATAGACCCGGACGACCCGGTGATAGGCACGGGAGAGTTCACAGTCAAAGTGAGCACCGTCAACGGGGATGTGAGGGTTGAGCTCGTCTGA
- a CDS encoding helix-turn-helix transcriptional regulator translates to MENDLKVQLEELKKKLEVLEENIDPVDEVMLSIKARLRRKLEGGKLPELDEEKAAKTLKALANPDRIRILKMLSESPMGFKEIKEALGVESPTVSHHLKLLTRTEMVRKGDRYQISPNGRLFLRLLEIITALEEVEE, encoded by the coding sequence ATGGAGAACGACCTGAAGGTTCAGCTCGAAGAGCTGAAAAAGAAGCTGGAGGTGCTCGAGGAGAACATCGACCCCGTGGACGAGGTCATGCTCTCCATAAAGGCCCGTCTAAGGAGAAAGCTTGAGGGTGGGAAGCTGCCAGAGCTCGACGAGGAGAAGGCGGCGAAGACCCTCAAAGCCCTTGCCAATCCTGACAGGATAAGGATACTCAAGATGCTATCGGAGAGTCCGATGGGCTTCAAGGAGATAAAGGAAGCCCTCGGAGTGGAGAGCCCCACGGTCTCCCACCACCTGAAGCTCCTTACAAGGACGGAGATGGTGAGGAAGGGAGACAGGTATCAGATTTCGCCCAACGGACGTTTGTTTTTGCGTTTGCTCGAGATAATCACTGCCCTTGAGGAGGTGGAAGAATGA
- a CDS encoding PadR family transcriptional regulator, with protein sequence MGEDVERRIIKGLFTVPLKNIILVIVGLKGEAHGYEILKELEKFAIGLWKPSHSNLYTLLNKMVEEGLLEPREEYRGRVRRVKYSLTEKGWEYLKTSNDLALRVLYTSVNYHEALKKKLEEMELKRPMDRETVRTYLELLKRIRDILDEEIRTIEAELTGD encoded by the coding sequence ATGGGGGAAGACGTGGAGCGGAGGATAATCAAGGGCCTATTCACAGTTCCGCTGAAGAACATCATACTTGTCATCGTCGGCCTGAAGGGAGAAGCTCACGGCTACGAGATTCTAAAGGAGCTTGAAAAGTTCGCCATCGGACTCTGGAAGCCCAGTCACAGCAACCTGTACACTCTCCTCAACAAGATGGTCGAGGAGGGACTTTTGGAGCCAAGGGAAGAGTACAGGGGTAGGGTGAGGAGGGTCAAATACAGCCTCACCGAGAAGGGCTGGGAGTACCTCAAAACCTCCAACGACCTCGCCTTGAGGGTTCTGTACACCTCTGTGAACTACCATGAGGCACTGAAGAAAAAGCTCGAGGAGATGGAGCTTAAGAGGCCGATGGACAGGGAGACCGTCAGGACCTACCTGGAGCTCCTCAAGAGGATACGCGACATACTCGACGAGGAGATAAGAACGATAGAGGCCGAGCTGACGGGAGACTGA
- a CDS encoding MMPL family transporter, with translation MAWNDWIVKHAKAIVALWIIAVIAAMPLAAKLADVTNYSMDQFLPKDVESVKVQDTLAKEFPEFSTSDNQTYMIVSGVDVNDPATREAYERFKAEARPYGSNFTSYYDAIDLLHNRSYEIALNLTRTTANLTGIFYESAINASNAYGMTLTQIENLSDQVKTLNETVPQLAKAYLALDANLTALYNQSLALRDALNETDTAYVALHENLTMASEQLKALNSTIAGLNVGLYNLSDNYARTYLGTIGAYDALVQAGAYGRGLDQATAQAIAVQLGVPVEFVYAVYNATYPAYSTYGSGAITDGFLANVTKGMILSQINDQMQKSLAEAYSIAFYQGVVAFDGKAGSDYALINLGKNAAKPVEEIAGEALNNLPGIIGKAGGSFEVPGFGGIPAQTLAYTVNVSISLGRNPAPPAIENATIEVAKVIMTGSPLLEMPNPDEVLRTLLVYGPTKELEESLLVGALEDKLPAEQNALAEPIVRTVVSFDANATGVLTKNPALLKKGTVSLLAEILKEKGVELPESVIREIYDSNGNVAPIARELLIQETAEEVGSEKVAETIVDTVLKNPEELGKGRGVKETVKEIITSLAGDVPIDLGKVVDGVYAGKSREEIAYTLFEQGVDEKLASVSAPEEVKETLREIMLTVARDYPMSDSRIEALVREEAVKFVEKLIREIDLGVPLHINATRLVEIAFKFRDDPGAITREDVKPIEEQVYPSIYSLAESYIGMLKSPDNRTMMILFVPKGLEGVSDLEKQSKAQYESSLKVKEVALREFGKVSPEVKAYVTGTPIQTYEAIKYGKEDNDKTTKFSIAGALLVLLVLMGAALLATLLPFTGVATATLTALGILYLLAKGDYLDVGSWAQMLTVTTALGLGIDYSTYYLHRFREYLAEGYDHEKAASEALKRAKDAVLASASTDIIAFASFVLAWEFPIFKTMGIIAPLAVVIVLLASLTFIPAITVLIGDKPAFWWPKHIEHHLSNVNLHERSRIAEWAVKHAKAVVLVALLLAVPAAYNFANFSGTHDIKLFIPKDSETYRFLQLSESTVGAGVTSPTYVVIDLGHPLSDGDLQTIKSLAESISKVEGVEYVYTVTQPYGRPVNVSVKELKSIGGDRYLSRDGTKVLIQVTGKYEATDDRSKDMVREIRVIVKGEEESGAIKSGMVGGNTALALDLSDLINDVFWHRIFPVALLLMFLSLIPTLKGLPAVITTIGTIAVGVLLSITVSSWLFERVFGQQVMWFLPMMVFVVLMGVGIDYNSFYLVKARDEFERRSARDALVVAAGTMDTLVVGLAAVLAVTYGSLMTGATWGIREIGFALAVGVLLTATAAVYFIGPATMALFGEKAWWPLHKGRKE, from the coding sequence ATGGCGTGGAATGACTGGATCGTTAAGCACGCAAAGGCCATTGTGGCCCTCTGGATAATAGCAGTTATAGCCGCGATGCCCCTGGCTGCAAAGCTAGCCGACGTGACCAACTACAGCATGGATCAGTTCCTCCCGAAGGACGTGGAGTCCGTCAAGGTTCAGGACACCCTGGCAAAGGAGTTCCCCGAGTTCTCGACCAGCGACAACCAGACCTACATGATAGTGAGTGGAGTGGACGTGAACGACCCCGCGACGAGAGAAGCCTACGAGCGCTTCAAGGCCGAGGCAAGGCCCTACGGGAGCAATTTCACCTCCTACTACGATGCAATTGATCTGCTCCACAACAGATCCTATGAGATAGCGCTCAACCTCACCAGGACGACCGCCAACCTGACCGGGATATTCTATGAGTCGGCGATAAACGCCAGCAACGCCTACGGGATGACGCTTACTCAGATCGAAAACCTTAGCGACCAGGTTAAGACCCTCAACGAAACCGTTCCCCAGCTGGCTAAGGCCTACCTCGCGCTTGATGCCAACCTCACCGCACTCTACAACCAGAGCCTCGCCCTCAGGGATGCCCTCAACGAGACGGACACCGCTTACGTCGCCCTTCACGAGAACCTCACCATGGCCAGCGAACAGCTGAAAGCGCTGAACTCCACGATAGCCGGGCTAAACGTCGGCCTCTACAACCTGAGCGATAACTACGCGAGAACTTACCTCGGAACGATAGGGGCCTACGACGCCCTCGTCCAGGCGGGGGCCTACGGGAGGGGCCTTGATCAGGCGACGGCTCAGGCGATAGCCGTCCAGCTCGGCGTTCCTGTTGAGTTCGTCTACGCGGTCTACAACGCGACTTACCCGGCCTACTCGACCTACGGCTCCGGTGCGATAACCGACGGCTTCCTGGCCAACGTCACGAAGGGAATGATTCTAAGTCAGATTAACGACCAGATGCAGAAGAGCCTCGCCGAGGCCTATTCCATTGCCTTTTATCAGGGCGTCGTGGCATTCGACGGCAAAGCTGGAAGCGATTATGCTCTAATCAACCTTGGCAAGAACGCGGCCAAGCCCGTCGAAGAAATAGCGGGTGAGGCCCTCAATAATCTTCCCGGCATCATCGGGAAGGCCGGCGGGAGCTTTGAGGTTCCGGGCTTCGGCGGGATTCCCGCCCAAACACTGGCCTACACTGTGAACGTCTCGATAAGTCTTGGAAGAAACCCAGCACCGCCAGCCATTGAGAACGCGACTATCGAGGTTGCCAAGGTCATTATGACTGGAAGCCCTCTCCTAGAAATGCCAAACCCTGACGAGGTACTCAGGACGCTCCTCGTTTACGGTCCGACGAAGGAGCTTGAGGAGAGCCTGCTCGTCGGTGCCCTGGAGGACAAGCTTCCGGCGGAGCAGAATGCACTCGCCGAGCCAATAGTCAGGACCGTTGTGAGCTTCGACGCCAACGCCACCGGCGTTCTGACCAAGAACCCTGCCCTGCTGAAGAAGGGCACAGTCTCCCTGCTCGCGGAGATTCTTAAGGAAAAGGGCGTCGAGCTTCCAGAGAGCGTTATTAGAGAGATCTACGACTCCAACGGGAACGTCGCCCCGATTGCGAGGGAGCTTTTAATCCAGGAGACCGCTGAGGAGGTTGGAAGCGAGAAGGTTGCTGAAACCATCGTTGATACCGTCCTCAAGAACCCCGAGGAGCTGGGGAAAGGCAGGGGCGTTAAAGAGACCGTCAAGGAGATAATCACGAGCCTGGCCGGAGACGTTCCGATAGACCTCGGCAAAGTTGTGGACGGGGTTTACGCCGGCAAGAGTCGGGAGGAGATAGCCTACACCCTGTTCGAACAGGGCGTTGATGAGAAGCTCGCCAGCGTCAGCGCACCCGAGGAAGTGAAGGAGACGCTGAGGGAGATAATGCTGACCGTTGCCAGGGACTACCCGATGAGCGACTCCCGGATTGAGGCCCTGGTCAGGGAGGAGGCCGTTAAGTTCGTCGAGAAACTCATCAGGGAGATTGACCTCGGAGTTCCGCTCCACATCAACGCGACCAGGCTTGTGGAGATCGCTTTCAAATTCAGGGACGATCCAGGAGCAATTACCAGGGAGGACGTCAAGCCCATTGAAGAGCAGGTCTACCCATCCATTTACAGCCTCGCAGAGAGTTACATCGGCATGCTCAAGAGCCCGGACAACAGGACGATGATGATACTCTTCGTCCCCAAGGGTCTCGAGGGAGTCAGCGACCTGGAGAAGCAGAGCAAAGCGCAGTACGAGAGCTCACTGAAGGTCAAGGAGGTCGCGCTGAGGGAGTTTGGGAAGGTCTCACCGGAGGTTAAGGCCTACGTCACCGGAACCCCCATCCAGACCTACGAGGCCATCAAGTACGGCAAGGAGGACAACGACAAGACCACCAAGTTCAGCATAGCGGGGGCACTGCTCGTGCTCCTGGTACTCATGGGTGCGGCTCTACTGGCGACGCTCCTCCCCTTCACCGGCGTGGCAACTGCAACCCTCACCGCGCTAGGGATACTATACCTGCTCGCGAAGGGAGACTACCTCGACGTCGGGAGCTGGGCCCAGATGCTGACCGTCACAACGGCGCTCGGACTGGGGATAGATTACTCTACATACTACCTGCACCGCTTTAGGGAGTACCTGGCTGAGGGCTACGACCACGAGAAAGCGGCGAGTGAGGCGTTGAAGAGGGCAAAGGACGCTGTTCTGGCCAGTGCTTCAACGGACATCATAGCCTTCGCAAGCTTTGTCCTTGCCTGGGAGTTCCCGATATTCAAGACAATGGGCATCATAGCACCCCTCGCCGTCGTCATAGTCCTCCTCGCCAGTCTGACCTTTATTCCGGCGATAACGGTTCTCATAGGGGACAAACCGGCCTTCTGGTGGCCAAAGCACATCGAGCACCACCTCAGCAACGTAAACCTTCACGAGAGGAGCAGAATAGCGGAGTGGGCCGTTAAGCACGCCAAGGCTGTTGTGCTCGTGGCGCTCCTCCTGGCCGTCCCAGCAGCTTACAATTTTGCCAACTTCAGCGGCACCCACGACATAAAGCTCTTCATCCCCAAGGACAGCGAGACCTACCGCTTCCTCCAGCTCAGCGAGAGCACTGTTGGCGCGGGCGTCACATCACCGACCTACGTGGTCATAGACCTCGGCCACCCGCTGAGTGATGGAGACCTCCAGACCATCAAATCCCTGGCCGAGAGTATTTCAAAGGTGGAAGGCGTCGAGTACGTCTACACCGTGACCCAGCCCTACGGGAGGCCCGTGAACGTCAGTGTGAAGGAGCTGAAGTCCATTGGCGGCGACCGCTATCTGTCCAGGGACGGCACCAAAGTGCTGATTCAAGTAACCGGGAAGTACGAGGCCACCGATGACCGCTCCAAGGACATGGTGAGGGAGATAAGGGTGATAGTGAAGGGCGAGGAAGAGTCAGGGGCAATAAAGTCCGGAATGGTCGGAGGCAATACCGCTTTAGCCCTCGACCTCAGTGACCTTATCAACGACGTCTTCTGGCACAGGATCTTCCCGGTGGCACTGCTGCTGATGTTCCTCTCGTTGATACCGACCCTCAAGGGACTGCCAGCGGTTATAACCACCATAGGCACCATAGCAGTCGGCGTGCTCCTCAGCATAACGGTCTCCAGCTGGCTCTTCGAGAGGGTCTTTGGCCAGCAGGTCATGTGGTTCCTGCCCATGATGGTCTTCGTGGTGCTCATGGGCGTTGGCATAGACTACAATAGCTTCTATCTCGTCAAAGCAAGGGACGAGTTCGAGCGCAGGAGCGCGAGGGACGCGCTGGTGGTCGCTGCTGGAACGATGGACACCCTCGTCGTCGGCCTCGCGGCGGTGCTGGCGGTGACCTACGGCTCGCTGATGACTGGGGCGACCTGGGGCATCAGGGAGATAGGCTTCGCCCTGGCCGTTGGAGTCCTGCTGACGGCCACTGCAGCCGTCTACTTCATAGGGCCGGCCACGATGGCGCTCTTCGGAGAAAAGGCCTGGTGGCCATTGCACAAAGGAAGGAAAGAGTAG
- a CDS encoding AEC family transporter, translated as MDVYQMLALIALGYVLKRLIKDERPFYWLNLFSTRILLTLFVFGNVASKDLGYLLSIKLVFIYVLLIIALSLGLSYLYTRHFVKDEDWRGALMILSTYPNTAAMGFPIASLFLDDITPAILYSTTNSLIVLPLVTFIAAHYSSGKASIKDSLVKALKFPPTAANLLALFIVLARVKLPSWLLEPAKSIGWWSIPLLLVYFGSIINLREFRLRHLAEVGLFRSVIPFLFVLLTLRGAGDIYYAVLVEASMPPAIMANVVLAHYKLKAGEGIGVTVVLTLITLLFFMAIKALGA; from the coding sequence ATGGATGTCTATCAGATGCTCGCCCTCATAGCCCTCGGATACGTCCTGAAGCGCTTAATTAAGGACGAGAGGCCATTCTATTGGCTCAACCTCTTCTCCACCCGCATTCTCCTGACGCTCTTCGTCTTCGGCAACGTCGCGAGCAAGGACCTGGGCTACCTCCTGAGCATAAAGCTAGTTTTCATCTATGTCCTCCTCATCATTGCCCTCAGTCTGGGCCTCTCGTACCTCTACACGCGGCATTTCGTTAAAGACGAGGACTGGCGCGGGGCGCTCATGATACTCTCGACCTACCCAAACACCGCGGCGATGGGCTTCCCCATAGCGAGCCTTTTTCTCGACGACATAACCCCTGCAATACTCTACTCGACCACCAACAGCCTCATCGTTCTCCCGCTGGTGACTTTTATAGCGGCCCACTACTCGAGCGGAAAGGCGTCAATCAAGGACAGCCTCGTCAAAGCCCTCAAGTTTCCTCCGACGGCGGCAAACCTTCTGGCCCTCTTCATAGTCCTGGCGAGAGTCAAACTGCCCTCCTGGCTCCTCGAACCGGCGAAATCAATAGGCTGGTGGAGTATACCTCTCCTGCTGGTCTACTTCGGCTCGATAATAAACCTCCGCGAGTTCAGACTGAGGCATCTGGCTGAAGTCGGTCTCTTCAGGAGCGTGATTCCCTTCCTCTTCGTCCTCCTGACGCTGAGGGGGGCCGGAGACATATACTACGCCGTCCTCGTCGAGGCCTCGATGCCCCCGGCCATAATGGCCAACGTAGTCTTGGCCCACTACAAGCTGAAGGCCGGGGAGGGAATAGGCGTCACGGTGGTACTGACGCTCATAACCCTTCTTTTCTTCATGGCCATCAAAGCCTTAGGGGCATGA